Proteins encoded in a region of the Streptomyces sp. NBC_01298 genome:
- a CDS encoding ComF family protein has translation MREWWRGLAGELAGLVLPVGCAGCGAGGAAMLCGACRSELSGALAGPVRPSPCPAGLPAVHAATVYREAVRAVVLAHKERGALPLAGALGAALAAAVRAGGPGGAGGGDVVLVPVPSARHRVRARGHDPARRIALAASARLRREGVPARVAPVLRLRRAVADQAGLGAAQRRENLAGALEARPGAGRVTAGAARIVVVDDLVTTGSTLAEAARALRAAGIGAASAAGLAAAVVAAPADSFVRPGAGATRTEQKTWE, from the coding sequence ATGCGGGAGTGGTGGCGGGGGCTGGCGGGTGAGCTGGCCGGGCTGGTGCTGCCGGTCGGGTGCGCCGGCTGCGGGGCCGGCGGCGCGGCGATGCTGTGCGGAGCCTGCCGGTCGGAGCTCAGTGGGGCCTTGGCGGGGCCGGTACGGCCGTCTCCGTGCCCCGCGGGGCTGCCCGCGGTCCATGCGGCCACCGTGTACCGGGAGGCCGTACGGGCCGTCGTGCTGGCCCACAAGGAGCGTGGCGCGCTGCCGCTGGCCGGTGCCCTCGGCGCCGCACTGGCGGCCGCGGTCCGCGCGGGCGGGCCGGGCGGCGCAGGCGGCGGAGACGTCGTACTGGTTCCCGTGCCCTCCGCGCGGCACCGGGTGCGGGCGCGCGGGCACGATCCGGCGCGCAGGATCGCCCTGGCCGCCTCGGCGCGGCTGCGGCGGGAGGGGGTGCCCGCGCGCGTGGCGCCCGTACTGAGGCTGCGGCGGGCGGTGGCCGACCAGGCGGGCCTGGGGGCCGCGCAGCGCCGGGAGAACCTCGCCGGGGCCCTGGAGGCGCGGCCCGGGGCCGGTCGGGTGACGGCGGGGGCGGCCCGGATCGTCGTGGTGGACGACCTCGTGACCACCGGATCCACCCTGGCGGAGGCGGCGCGGGCGCTGCGCGCGGCCGGGATCGGAGCGGCCTCGGCGGCGGGTCTGGCGGCCGCCGTGGTGGCCGCGCCGGCGGACTCCTTCGTACGTCCCGGCGCCGGTGCAACTCGAACAGAGCAAAAAACTTGGGAATAG
- a CDS encoding DUF4350 domain-containing protein has translation MPPSSAAAPPRGGGPGAAPGAGRPAPGAAPSAATRADGAPAPAAGEAAAPPRTTAGGASPRDLWTRSRGFLLALAVLLAAGLALAALNSGARHGYLDPRSADPAGSRAVAELLADRGVTTRVVTTAAEAADAAGPDTTLLVTDPDRLGETQLRAVRSAIDLSGGRTVLLAPSSLSLPSLAPGTRTPGNSTAPDTNLDPGGSCTLPAATTAGRAATGGGQNYATTTPGATGCYPDAGHPTLLVLPTGIPGGDTVLLGSEDALLNKNLAKEGNASLALHLLGSRPHLVWYLPSLADSDPDNAEGTGEERNFLDLIPAGWSWALLQLFLAAAVAALWRARRLGPLVTERLPVLVRASEATEGRARLYRKADARDRAATVLRAAARERLAALVGVPASQAHDPASLVPAVAARLTAGRPPHAPDTLLFGTTPTTDAALIALADHLDALEREVRTS, from the coding sequence GTGCCCCCCAGCTCCGCGGCAGCACCCCCTCGTGGGGGCGGACCGGGCGCAGCCCCGGGCGCGGGCCGCCCCGCCCCGGGCGCAGCCCCCTCGGCAGCGACCCGCGCCGACGGAGCCCCCGCCCCGGCGGCCGGCGAGGCCGCCGCCCCTCCCCGTACCACCGCCGGAGGCGCATCGCCCCGGGACCTGTGGACCCGCTCCCGCGGGTTCCTCCTCGCGCTCGCTGTGCTCCTCGCCGCCGGGCTGGCCCTCGCCGCCCTCAACTCCGGTGCCCGGCACGGCTACCTCGACCCCCGCTCCGCCGACCCCGCCGGCAGCCGGGCCGTGGCCGAACTCCTCGCGGACCGCGGGGTGACGACCCGTGTCGTCACCACCGCCGCGGAGGCCGCCGACGCCGCCGGACCCGACACGACCCTGCTGGTCACCGACCCCGACCGGCTCGGGGAGACCCAACTCCGCGCCGTCCGTTCCGCGATCGACCTCTCCGGCGGCCGGACCGTCCTGCTCGCGCCGAGCTCCCTCAGCCTCCCCTCGCTGGCCCCCGGCACCCGCACCCCCGGCAACTCCACCGCCCCGGACACGAACCTCGACCCGGGCGGCTCCTGCACCCTCCCCGCCGCCACCACCGCGGGCCGCGCCGCGACGGGCGGCGGCCAGAACTACGCCACCACCACCCCCGGAGCCACCGGCTGCTACCCCGACGCCGGCCACCCCACCCTCCTCGTCCTGCCCACCGGCATCCCCGGCGGCGACACCGTCCTCCTCGGCTCCGAGGACGCCCTCCTCAACAAGAACCTCGCCAAGGAGGGCAACGCCTCCCTCGCGCTCCACCTCCTCGGCTCCCGCCCGCACCTCGTCTGGTACCTGCCGTCCCTCGCCGACAGCGACCCCGACAACGCCGAAGGCACCGGCGAGGAGCGGAACTTCCTCGACCTGATCCCCGCCGGCTGGAGCTGGGCCCTGCTCCAGCTCTTCCTCGCCGCCGCCGTCGCCGCCCTCTGGCGCGCCCGCCGCCTCGGCCCGCTCGTCACAGAACGCCTCCCCGTCCTCGTCCGCGCCTCCGAGGCCACCGAGGGCCGCGCCCGCCTGTACCGCAAGGCCGACGCCCGCGACCGCGCGGCCACCGTGCTGCGCGCCGCCGCCCGCGAACGCCTGGCCGCGCTGGTCGGCGTACCGGCCTCCCAGGCCCACGACCCGGCCTCCCTGGTCCCCGCCGTCGCGGCCCGCCTCACCGCCGGACGGCCCCCGCACGCCCCGGACACCCTGCTCTTCGGCACCACCCCCACCACCGACGCGGCGCTCATCGCGCTCGCCGACCACCTCGACGCCCTCGAAAGGGAGGTCCGCACCTCATGA
- a CDS encoding AAA family ATPase yields MTATTDSARSALEALRTEIGKAVVGQDSAVTGLVVALLCRGHVLLEGVPGVAKTLLVRALAASLELDTKRVQFTPDLMPSDVTGSLVYDARTAEFSFQNGPVFTNLLLADEINRTPPKTQSSLLEAMEERQVTVDGTPRKLPEPFLVAATMNPVEYEGTYPLPEAQLDRFLLKLTVPLPSREDEIGVLTRHAAGFNPRDLHSAGIRPVAGPAELDAARKAVEATSVSPEITAYVVDICRATRESPSLTLGVSPRGATALLATARAWAWLVGRDYVTPDDVKALALPTLRHRVQLRPEAEMEGVTADAVITAILTHVPVPR; encoded by the coding sequence ATGACGGCCACCACGGACAGCGCCCGCTCCGCCCTGGAGGCGCTCCGCACCGAGATCGGAAAGGCCGTGGTCGGCCAGGATTCCGCCGTCACCGGTCTCGTCGTAGCCCTCCTCTGCCGCGGCCACGTCCTCCTCGAAGGCGTCCCCGGCGTCGCGAAGACCCTCCTCGTGCGGGCCCTCGCCGCCTCCCTCGAACTCGACACCAAGCGCGTCCAGTTCACCCCCGACCTGATGCCGAGCGACGTCACCGGCTCCCTCGTCTACGACGCCCGCACCGCGGAGTTCTCCTTCCAGAACGGCCCGGTCTTCACCAATCTCCTCCTCGCCGACGAGATCAACCGCACGCCCCCCAAGACCCAGTCCTCCCTCCTCGAAGCGATGGAGGAGCGCCAGGTCACCGTCGACGGCACGCCCCGCAAGCTCCCGGAGCCGTTCCTCGTCGCCGCCACCATGAACCCGGTCGAGTACGAGGGCACCTACCCCCTCCCCGAGGCCCAGCTCGACCGCTTCCTCCTGAAGCTCACCGTCCCGCTCCCCTCCCGCGAGGACGAGATCGGCGTACTGACCCGCCACGCGGCCGGCTTCAACCCCCGCGACCTGCACTCCGCGGGCATCCGCCCGGTCGCCGGCCCCGCCGAGCTCGACGCCGCCCGCAAGGCCGTCGAAGCCACCAGCGTCTCCCCGGAGATCACCGCGTACGTCGTCGACATCTGCCGCGCCACCCGCGAATCCCCCTCCCTCACCCTCGGCGTCTCCCCGCGCGGCGCCACCGCCCTGCTGGCCACCGCCCGCGCCTGGGCCTGGCTCGTGGGCCGCGACTACGTCACCCCCGACGACGTGAAGGCCCTGGCCCTGCCGACGCTGCGCCACCGCGTCCAACTCCGCCCCGAGGCCGAGATGGAGGGCGTGACGGCCGACGCGGTCATCACCGCGATCCTCACCCACGTC
- a CDS encoding glycerophosphoryl diester phosphodiesterase membrane domain-containing protein, giving the protein MNDSPGWATPGSSPSDGEGSPGTQPPAGGSGSDSKWSAEQPPPGQWSSPTPGHTPPNPQQPPAPQPGAGWGSYGTGPQNGGPNGWGAHTQAVKPGVIPLRPLGLGEILDGAVSTMRKHWRAVLPITLIVAVVVQLTSVLTQKYLFADLVVDASGSGTGKEELESFGSMIGVSALDGFIQLVGSIVATAMLTMIFSRAVLGHGSSIGAAWREARPQLLRLFGLTLLLGIGSAVLFGVLVLPGALAGQAALAILGGFAALGVILWLWIRFALASPALMLEQTTVRKALVRSSKLVKGSWWRIFGITLLTGIITTLLSALIVLPLTVMGALVFGGGLDGMADGTGATSWGYLISVGIGGVIALTITMPVQAGVTVLLYVDQRIRREALDLELARAAGIENYGTTTPPTGG; this is encoded by the coding sequence ATGAACGACTCTCCGGGCTGGGCTACGCCCGGATCCTCCCCGTCCGACGGTGAGGGCTCCCCCGGTACGCAGCCACCCGCGGGCGGTTCCGGCAGCGATTCCAAGTGGTCCGCCGAGCAGCCACCGCCCGGCCAGTGGTCCAGCCCGACCCCGGGCCACACCCCGCCGAACCCGCAGCAGCCCCCGGCTCCGCAGCCGGGCGCGGGCTGGGGTTCGTACGGCACCGGCCCCCAGAACGGCGGCCCGAACGGCTGGGGCGCGCACACCCAGGCCGTGAAGCCCGGCGTGATCCCGCTGCGGCCGCTCGGCCTGGGCGAGATCCTCGACGGCGCCGTCAGCACCATGCGCAAGCACTGGCGCGCGGTGCTGCCGATCACCCTGATCGTGGCCGTCGTCGTCCAGCTGACCAGCGTGCTCACCCAGAAGTACCTGTTCGCCGACCTCGTCGTGGACGCGTCGGGCAGCGGCACGGGGAAGGAGGAGCTCGAATCCTTCGGCAGCATGATCGGGGTCAGCGCGCTGGACGGCTTCATCCAGCTCGTCGGATCCATCGTGGCCACCGCCATGCTCACCATGATCTTCAGCCGCGCGGTCCTCGGACACGGCTCCTCCATCGGCGCCGCCTGGCGCGAGGCGCGCCCGCAGCTCCTGCGGCTGTTCGGCCTCACCCTCCTCCTGGGCATCGGATCGGCCGTCCTCTTCGGCGTCCTGGTCCTGCCCGGCGCCCTGGCCGGACAGGCCGCCCTCGCCATCCTGGGCGGGTTCGCCGCCCTGGGAGTGATCCTCTGGCTCTGGATCAGGTTCGCCCTGGCCTCCCCCGCCCTGATGCTGGAGCAGACGACGGTCCGCAAGGCCCTCGTCCGCTCCTCGAAGCTGGTCAAGGGCTCCTGGTGGCGGATCTTCGGCATCACCCTGCTGACCGGCATCATCACGACCCTGCTCTCGGCCCTCATCGTCCTCCCCCTCACCGTCATGGGCGCGCTGGTGTTCGGCGGCGGCCTCGACGGCATGGCCGACGGTACGGGGGCGACGAGCTGGGGCTACCTGATCTCCGTGGGCATCGGCGGGGTCATCGCCCTGACGATCACCATGCCGGTCCAGGCGGGCGTCACCGTCCTGCTCTACGTCGACCAGCGCATCCGCCGCGAGGCCCTCGACCTGGAGCTGGCGCGGGCCGCGGGCATCGAGAACTACGGCACCACCACGCCGCCGACCGGAGGCTGA
- the mtrB gene encoding MtrAB system histidine kinase MtrB: MTPGKPRGRSRWGALRGGRQLRLDAVGAPGGPVLRLFVRLVRRPLLPAVRLWRRNIQLRVVAATLLISLAVVLALGFVVIAQVSKGLLDAKEEAAQSQAAGGFAVAQEKANTPYTADVADASDNKVGRDASTWMNSLVKQLASGGQSAFEVAALGAGTGTGEEQPAGRGAPGVRGARASGNVDPTASVPLGLRRDVNHATGAFKTFSQIRYTDAGDKLPEPALVIGKRLTDINGDPYDLYYLFPLTQEEESLNLVKVTIATAGLFVVVLLGGIAWLVVRQVVTPVRMAAGIAERLSAGRLQERMKVTGEDDIARLGEAFNKMAQTLQNKIQQLEDLSRLQRRFVSDVSHELRTPLTTVRMAADVIHDARADFDPVTARSAELLAGQLDRFESLLADLLEISRFDAGAAALEAEPIDLRDVVRRVIDGAQPLADHKNTRIRVLGDTQPVIAEADARRVERVLRNLVVNAVEHGEGRDVVVRLASAGGAVAVAVRDYGVGLKPGEATRVFNRFWRADPARARTTGGTGLGLSIAVEDARLHGGWLQAWGEPGGGSQFRLTLPRTADEPLRGSPIPLEPEDSRANRARAAADAAGAAEGSAAAGRQAQQAGRSDRSPIPPRSPVAGAVPVPADPTALPGSGARVVTRPAEQGHGSGGGAANARSGGAGGATDREGGSGGTGGSGGSGEGGGAGARGGSHGR, from the coding sequence ATGACACCCGGCAAGCCCCGTGGCCGCTCCCGCTGGGGAGCGCTGCGGGGCGGCCGGCAGCTCCGCCTCGACGCGGTCGGAGCGCCCGGCGGCCCCGTGCTGCGACTGTTCGTACGCCTCGTACGACGGCCGCTGCTTCCGGCTGTCCGGCTGTGGCGGCGCAACATCCAGCTCCGGGTGGTCGCCGCCACCCTGCTGATCTCCCTCGCCGTGGTCCTCGCCCTCGGGTTCGTGGTCATCGCGCAGGTCAGCAAGGGCCTCCTCGACGCCAAGGAGGAGGCCGCGCAGAGCCAGGCCGCGGGCGGCTTCGCGGTCGCACAGGAGAAGGCCAACACGCCCTATACGGCGGACGTGGCCGACGCCTCCGACAACAAGGTCGGCCGGGACGCCAGTACCTGGATGAACTCCCTGGTCAAACAGCTCGCCAGTGGTGGGCAGAGCGCCTTCGAGGTGGCGGCGCTGGGCGCCGGCACCGGAACCGGCGAGGAACAGCCGGCCGGCCGGGGCGCCCCCGGTGTCCGCGGAGCCCGTGCCTCCGGCAACGTGGACCCGACCGCGAGCGTCCCGCTGGGGCTGCGGCGCGACGTCAACCACGCGACCGGCGCCTTCAAGACCTTCTCGCAGATCCGCTACACCGACGCCGGGGACAAGCTGCCCGAGCCCGCGCTCGTCATCGGCAAGCGGCTCACGGACATCAACGGCGACCCGTACGACCTGTACTACCTCTTCCCGCTCACCCAGGAGGAGGAGTCCCTCAACCTGGTCAAGGTCACCATCGCCACCGCGGGCCTGTTCGTCGTCGTCCTGCTCGGCGGGATCGCCTGGCTGGTCGTGCGCCAGGTCGTCACCCCCGTCCGGATGGCCGCGGGGATCGCCGAGCGGCTTTCGGCGGGTCGGCTCCAGGAGCGGATGAAGGTCACCGGCGAGGACGACATCGCCCGTCTGGGCGAGGCCTTCAACAAGATGGCCCAAACCCTCCAGAACAAGATCCAGCAGCTGGAGGACCTCTCCCGGCTCCAGCGGCGCTTCGTCTCGGACGTCTCCCACGAGCTGCGCACCCCGCTGACGACGGTCCGGATGGCGGCGGACGTCATCCACGACGCCCGCGCCGACTTCGACCCGGTCACCGCGCGCTCCGCCGAGCTCCTCGCCGGGCAGCTCGACCGCTTCGAGTCGCTGCTCGCCGACCTGCTGGAGATCAGCCGGTTCGACGCGGGCGCCGCGGCCCTGGAGGCGGAGCCGATCGACCTGCGGGACGTCGTGCGCCGGGTCATCGACGGGGCGCAGCCGCTCGCCGACCACAAGAACACCCGGATCCGCGTCCTCGGGGACACCCAGCCGGTGATAGCCGAGGCCGACGCCCGGCGCGTGGAGCGGGTCCTGCGCAACCTCGTCGTCAACGCCGTCGAGCACGGCGAGGGCCGCGACGTGGTCGTCCGGCTCGCCTCGGCGGGCGGGGCCGTCGCCGTGGCCGTACGGGACTACGGAGTCGGGCTCAAGCCCGGCGAGGCCACCCGGGTCTTCAACCGCTTCTGGCGCGCCGACCCGGCGCGGGCGCGCACGACCGGCGGTACCGGCCTCGGCCTGTCCATCGCCGTCGAGGACGCCCGGCTGCACGGGGGCTGGCTCCAGGCGTGGGGCGAGCCCGGCGGCGGCTCGCAGTTCCGCCTGACGCTGCCGCGCACCGCCGACGAGCCGCTGCGCGGATCGCCGATCCCGCTGGAGCCCGAGGATTCCCGGGCCAACCGGGCCAGGGCCGCCGCGGATGCCGCCGGCGCCGCGGAGGGCTCCGCGGCGGCCGGGCGCCAGGCGCAGCAGGCGGGGCGGAGCGACCGGTCGCCGATACCGCCGAGGTCCCCGGTCGCGGGCGCGGTGCCCGTACCGGCCGACCCGACGGCGCTGCCGGGCAGCGGGGCACGGGTCGTGACCCGGCCGGCGGAACAGGGACACGGTTCCGGGGGCGGGGCGGCGAACGCGCGCTCCGGCGGGGCGGGGGGAGCAACCGACCGGGAAGGTGGCAGCGGTGGAACCGGCGGATCAGGCGGATCAGGCGAAGGGGGCGGCGCGGGTGCCCGGGGTGGATCGCATGGGCGCTGA
- a CDS encoding DUF4129 domain-containing protein, whose translation MRSTGGLLAPQPTPQPGIGREAAREAARHELSKPAYHENDPGLVQRALNRFWDWVGDLFDRASGATPGGALGLLAIIVFALLVAAALWWRLGTPGRTASRAPGTLFDDGVRSAADHRATAEALAGEGRWSEAVQERMRAVVRSLEERTLLDPRPGRTADEAAAEAARSLPSHATALRAAARTFDDVTYGAHPATPDMYATLTTLDRALSHTKPLLTGPTP comes from the coding sequence ATGAGGAGCACGGGGGGCCTGCTCGCACCACAACCCACGCCACAACCCGGCATCGGCCGCGAGGCCGCCCGCGAGGCGGCCCGCCACGAGCTGTCCAAGCCCGCGTACCACGAGAACGACCCCGGGCTGGTCCAGCGGGCCCTGAACCGCTTCTGGGACTGGGTGGGCGACCTCTTCGACCGCGCCTCCGGCGCGACCCCGGGCGGCGCGCTGGGCCTGCTGGCCATCATCGTGTTCGCCCTCCTGGTCGCCGCCGCCCTGTGGTGGCGCCTGGGCACCCCCGGCCGTACGGCCTCGCGCGCCCCCGGCACCCTCTTCGACGACGGCGTCCGCAGCGCGGCGGACCACCGCGCCACCGCCGAAGCACTGGCCGGCGAGGGCCGCTGGAGCGAAGCCGTCCAGGAGCGCATGCGCGCCGTGGTCCGCTCCCTGGAGGAACGCACCCTCCTCGACCCCCGCCCGGGCCGCACCGCGGACGAGGCGGCCGCCGAAGCCGCCCGCTCCCTCCCGTCCCACGCCACGGCCCTGCGCGCGGCCGCGCGCACCTTCGACGACGTCACCTACGGCGCCCACCCCGCCACCCCCGACATGTACGCGACCCTCACCACCCTGGACCGGGCCCTGTCCCACACCAAGCCCCTCCTGACAGGCCCCACCCCATGA
- the mtrA gene encoding two-component system response regulator MtrA, translating to MMSTMKGRVLVVDDDTALAEMLGIVLRGEGFEPSFVADGDKALAAFREAKPDLVLLDLMLPGRDGIEVCRLIRAESGVPIVMLTAKSDTVDVVVGLESGADDYIVKPFKPKELVARIRARLRRSEEPAPEQLTIGDLVIDVAGHSVKREGASIALTPLEFDLLVALARKPWQVFTREVLLEQVWGYRHAADTRLVNVHVQRLRSKVEKDPERPEIVVTVRGVGYKAGPS from the coding sequence ATGATGTCAACCATGAAGGGACGCGTCCTTGTCGTCGACGACGACACCGCGCTGGCCGAGATGCTCGGCATTGTGCTGCGTGGAGAAGGTTTTGAGCCGTCGTTCGTAGCGGACGGCGACAAGGCACTGGCTGCCTTCCGGGAGGCGAAGCCGGATCTCGTGCTGCTCGACCTCATGCTGCCCGGTAGGGACGGCATAGAGGTGTGCAGGCTGATCCGCGCCGAGTCTGGCGTACCGATCGTGATGCTCACCGCCAAGAGCGACACCGTGGACGTGGTCGTGGGCCTGGAGTCCGGGGCCGACGACTACATCGTCAAGCCGTTCAAGCCGAAGGAGCTGGTGGCCCGCATCCGGGCCCGCCTGCGCCGTTCGGAGGAGCCGGCGCCCGAGCAGCTGACCATCGGTGACCTGGTCATCGACGTGGCGGGGCACTCGGTGAAGCGGGAAGGCGCCTCGATCGCGCTGACCCCGCTGGAGTTCGACCTGCTGGTCGCGCTCGCCCGCAAGCCCTGGCAGGTCTTCACCCGCGAGGTGCTGCTGGAGCAGGTCTGGGGCTACCGCCACGCGGCCGACACCCGCCTGGTCAACGTGCACGTCCAGCGACTGCGCTCCAAGGTCGAGAAGGACCCGGAGCGCCCCGAGATCGTGGTGACGGTGCGCGGGGTCGGCTACAAGGCCGGACCGAGCTGA
- a CDS encoding LpqB family beta-propeller domain-containing protein: MGAEPGRSHRRTPGALGALRALAFGAAGLLLAGCASMPDHGEVRPVEASQGVDSQVRVFGVPPADKASPQEIVDGFLEAMTSDDPQLQTARKYLTDDAAKNWKPGAAVTVLSAGLDRFSVPGEKEPAAIPRFKIAGKMLATVDERSAYQPETGGEPYEEFLQLQQKDGQWRIATPPSSLVLSESDFQRIYRPVNKYYFAGSTLVADPVYVRQRSDPDSRMDPTTQTVTSLLAGPSKWLGPVVTSSFPTGTELREGTKSLSIDGQNTLRVPLNKNADDVAEPQCQRMATQLLYTVKDLTGFRVDRVDIVRSDGTTRCQVSEAAAAVIANLPPSPGHQYYVDAENRLQRLNLDPNSEEQQDPPSPAPGPLAANPAFKVGSAAVSYDEKRAAVVSEDGHGLYVANLTTAGPMPPALLTAKGTKPNGLTTPTWDAAGDLWVADSDVQNSTLWRLPGGAGPAERVEVTGLNGRRITGLKASPDGVRIALLVQRESRKYLYTGRIERPDGKGDASAVSVRELRAAAPQLADVTAMSWAPRGRLLVVGRESGGVVQARYMLADGSMVGAGLPGATGLVAVAASEDEKKPVVAESLEDGIVWLPPGAQWRTVVAGGRAPVYPG; the protein is encoded by the coding sequence ATGGGCGCTGAGCCGGGCCGGTCGCACCGGCGCACGCCGGGCGCACTGGGCGCCCTGAGGGCCCTCGCCTTCGGTGCGGCGGGGCTGCTGCTGGCCGGCTGCGCCTCCATGCCCGACCACGGCGAGGTCCGACCCGTGGAGGCCTCCCAGGGCGTCGACTCCCAGGTCCGCGTCTTCGGCGTGCCGCCGGCCGACAAGGCCAGCCCGCAGGAGATCGTCGACGGCTTCCTGGAGGCCATGACCAGCGATGATCCGCAGCTCCAGACCGCCCGCAAGTACCTCACGGACGACGCGGCGAAGAACTGGAAGCCCGGAGCGGCCGTCACCGTGCTCTCCGCCGGCCTCGACCGGTTCTCCGTACCGGGCGAGAAGGAGCCGGCGGCCATCCCCCGGTTCAAGATCGCGGGCAAGATGCTGGCCACGGTGGACGAGCGCAGCGCGTACCAGCCGGAGACCGGCGGTGAGCCCTACGAGGAGTTCCTCCAGCTCCAGCAGAAGGACGGCCAGTGGCGGATCGCGACCCCGCCCAGCAGCCTGGTGCTGAGCGAGTCCGACTTCCAGCGCATCTACCGGCCGGTCAACAAGTACTATTTCGCGGGCTCCACGCTCGTCGCCGACCCCGTCTACGTGCGCCAGCGCAGCGACCCCGATTCCCGGATGGACCCCACCACCCAGACCGTGACCTCGCTGCTGGCGGGGCCCTCCAAGTGGCTCGGGCCGGTGGTCACTTCCAGCTTCCCGACCGGTACGGAGCTGCGGGAGGGCACCAAGTCCCTTTCGATCGACGGTCAGAACACGCTCCGCGTCCCCCTGAACAAGAACGCGGACGACGTCGCGGAGCCGCAGTGCCAGCGGATGGCGACCCAACTCCTGTACACGGTCAAGGATCTGACGGGCTTCCGGGTCGACCGGGTCGACATCGTGCGCTCCGACGGCACCACGCGCTGCCAGGTGTCCGAGGCGGCCGCCGCCGTGATCGCCAACCTGCCGCCCTCGCCCGGACACCAGTACTACGTGGACGCCGAGAACCGGTTGCAGCGGTTGAACCTGGACCCCAACAGCGAGGAGCAGCAGGACCCGCCGTCACCGGCTCCCGGGCCGCTGGCCGCGAACCCGGCCTTCAAGGTGGGCTCCGCCGCCGTGTCCTACGACGAGAAGCGGGCCGCGGTCGTCTCCGAGGACGGGCACGGGCTGTACGTGGCCAACCTGACCACCGCCGGGCCGATGCCACCGGCGCTGCTGACCGCCAAGGGCACGAAGCCCAATGGGCTCACCACCCCGACGTGGGACGCGGCGGGCGACCTGTGGGTCGCGGACTCCGACGTGCAGAACTCGACGCTGTGGCGGCTGCCCGGCGGCGCCGGGCCGGCCGAACGGGTCGAGGTGACCGGGCTGAACGGCAGGCGGATCACGGGGCTGAAGGCCTCGCCCGACGGTGTGCGGATCGCGCTGCTGGTGCAGCGGGAGAGCCGCAAGTACCTGTACACCGGGCGGATCGAGCGGCCCGACGGGAAGGGCGACGCCTCGGCGGTCTCGGTGCGCGAGCTGCGCGCGGCCGCCCCGCAGCTGGCCGACGTGACGGCGATGAGCTGGGCGCCGCGGGGCCGGCTGCTGGTGGTGGGCCGGGAGAGCGGCGGGGTCGTACAGGCCCGCTACATGCTGGCCGACGGCTCGATGGTCGGGGCCGGCCTGCCCGGCGCGACCGGGCTGGTGGCGGTCGCCGCGAGCGAGGACGAGAAGAAGCCGGTGGTCGCCGAATCCCTGGAGGACGGCATCGTGTGGCTGCCGCCGGGGGCGCAGTGGCGCACGGTGGTGGCCGGCGGACGGGCTCCGGTCTACCCGGGCTGA